The Streptomyces avermitilis MA-4680 = NBRC 14893 genome contains a region encoding:
- a CDS encoding 4a-hydroxytetrahydrobiopterin dehydratase, with product MPVEPLSQKEIEDRLAELPGWSLDGDRISRSYRLGSHFAAAAMVVHIAQVQEELDHHSDLTLSYHTVSLTVNTHSVGGAVTELDFALARRVEDLAPGHGAS from the coding sequence ATGCCCGTCGAACCGTTGTCGCAGAAGGAGATCGAGGACCGGCTGGCGGAGCTGCCCGGCTGGTCGCTGGACGGGGACCGGATCTCCCGCTCCTACCGGCTCGGCTCGCACTTCGCGGCGGCCGCGATGGTCGTGCACATCGCCCAGGTCCAGGAGGAGCTCGACCACCACTCCGACCTCACCCTCAGCTACCACACCGTCTCCCTCACGGTGAACACCCACAGTGTGGGCGGTGCGGTCACCGAACTCGACTTCGCGCTCGCCCGCCGGGTGGAGGACCTCGCGCCGGGGCACGGCGCGAGCTGA
- a CDS encoding ADP-ribosylglycohydrolase family protein, whose translation MYDRWNLSWQATAGYRARVRGCLLGGAIGDALGNPVEFASLDRIRAEYGPRGITGLVPDGDGVVGRITDDTQMTLFTVEGLQRAHHRERHKGIGGAAPRLVRQAYGRWLDTQTRPGPGADVDGGLAARPWLYARRAPGNACLSGLTQDHVPDPMLPLGPPGAVNPQSKGCGAVMRSAPFGLGRAPVDFAFGLAARCAQTTHGHPTGYYSAGALAAIVTHLVEGESLEGSVLRALRLLAVHPGHDETTAALHRALDLAAEGDPTPEKVETLGAGWIAEEALAIAVYCALATTDVTRALLLSVNHSGDSDSTGAICGNLLGALYGDHGLPHEWLERVEGRAEIAALADDFAAECVRR comes from the coding sequence ATGTACGACCGCTGGAATCTGTCCTGGCAGGCCACGGCGGGCTATCGGGCCCGGGTACGCGGCTGTCTGCTGGGCGGCGCGATCGGCGACGCCCTCGGCAACCCCGTCGAGTTCGCCTCCCTGGACCGCATTCGTGCCGAGTACGGGCCGCGGGGCATCACCGGGCTCGTCCCGGACGGCGACGGGGTCGTCGGCCGTATCACCGACGACACCCAGATGACCCTCTTCACGGTCGAGGGACTCCAGCGGGCCCACCACCGCGAACGGCACAAGGGCATCGGCGGCGCCGCGCCCCGCCTCGTCCGCCAGGCGTACGGACGCTGGCTGGACACCCAGACCAGGCCCGGACCCGGCGCGGACGTCGACGGCGGACTCGCCGCCCGGCCCTGGCTCTACGCCCGCCGCGCCCCCGGCAACGCCTGCCTCTCCGGGCTCACCCAGGACCACGTCCCCGACCCGATGCTCCCCCTCGGCCCGCCCGGCGCCGTCAACCCGCAGTCCAAGGGCTGCGGCGCGGTCATGCGCTCGGCACCCTTCGGGCTCGGCCGGGCACCCGTCGACTTCGCGTTCGGGCTCGCCGCCCGCTGCGCCCAGACGACCCACGGCCATCCGACCGGCTACTACTCCGCGGGCGCCCTCGCCGCGATCGTCACCCATCTGGTAGAAGGCGAATCCCTGGAGGGCTCCGTCCTGCGCGCCCTGCGGCTGCTCGCCGTTCATCCCGGCCACGACGAGACCACGGCCGCGCTGCACCGCGCCCTCGACCTGGCCGCCGAGGGCGATCCGACCCCCGAGAAGGTCGAGACGCTCGGCGCGGGCTGGATCGCGGAGGAGGCCCTGGCCATCGCGGTGTACTGCGCCCTTGCCACGACCGACGTCACCCGCGCCCTGCTCCTGTCGGTGAACCACTCGGGCGACAGCGACTCCACCGGCGCCATCTGCGGCAACCTCCTCGGTGCGCTGTACGGCGACCACGGGCTGCCGCACGAGTGGCTGGAGCGAGTCGAGGGCCGCGCCGAGATCGCGGCCCTCGCGGACGACTTCGCGGCGGAGTGCGTACGGCGCTGA
- a CDS encoding helix-turn-helix domain-containing protein → MTIVASGAVAPPPGPTEKGTGPTDRGVGPLLRGWRERRRVSQLELALRAGSSARHISFVETGRSRPSEEMVLRLAEHLEIPVRERNALLLAAGYAPHYPETPLDDPAMDALRQGVRRLLEGYEPYPALVVDATYDVLAANRGIAMLLEGVPESLLTPPLNAMRLTLHPEGLAPRIRNLGEWRGHLLAQMERQIALHRSAPLRTLYEEVAAYPVPDPVPDAADEPAEPAPHFALPLRIEHDGRVLSFVSSISTFNTPMDVTVAELAIETFLPADPATVKYLQSLQP, encoded by the coding sequence ATGACCATTGTCGCGTCCGGCGCCGTGGCGCCTCCCCCCGGCCCGACCGAGAAGGGCACCGGCCCGACCGACAGGGGCGTCGGCCCGCTGCTGCGCGGCTGGCGGGAGCGGCGGCGGGTCAGTCAGCTGGAGCTGGCGCTGCGGGCCGGTTCGTCGGCCCGGCACATCAGCTTCGTCGAGACGGGCCGGTCGCGGCCGAGCGAGGAGATGGTGCTGCGGCTCGCCGAGCACCTGGAGATCCCGGTCCGCGAGCGCAACGCGCTGCTGCTGGCCGCCGGATACGCACCGCACTATCCGGAGACGCCGCTGGACGATCCGGCGATGGACGCGCTGCGGCAGGGGGTCCGGCGGCTGCTCGAGGGGTACGAGCCGTATCCGGCGCTGGTGGTGGACGCCACGTATGACGTCCTGGCGGCGAACCGCGGTATCGCGATGCTCCTGGAGGGCGTCCCGGAGTCCCTGCTCACGCCGCCGCTCAACGCGATGCGGCTGACGCTGCACCCCGAGGGTCTGGCGCCGCGCATCCGCAACCTCGGCGAGTGGCGCGGGCACCTGCTGGCGCAGATGGAGCGCCAGATCGCGCTGCACCGCTCGGCACCGCTGCGCACGCTGTACGAGGAGGTGGCGGCGTACCCCGTCCCCGACCCGGTCCCGGACGCGGCCGACGAGCCCGCCGAACCCGCTCCGCACTTCGCGCTCCCCCTGCGCATCGAGCACGACGGCCGGGTGCTGTCGTTCGTCTCGTCCATCTCCACCTTCAACACCCCGATGGACGTGACGGTGGCCGAACTGGCCATCGAGACGTTCCTGCCGGCCGACCCGGCGACGGTCAAGTACCTCCAGTCACTACAGCCCTGA
- a CDS encoding helix-turn-helix domain-containing protein: protein MSERRAAPTVGQVVLGRRLQELREAAGLRREEAARVLRVAPATVRRMETAEVALKIPYLQVLLATYGVPDAEVAAYVSLAEEANRPGWWQRYHDVLPDWFSMHVSLEGAASIIRSYEPHFVPGLLQTEDYARAVLEAGTVGQTRPEDIERHVSLRMARQKLLTRERPPHLWVLMEETVLRRPVSIRGQVMRDQIDRLLEAAESDDITLQVLEYAAGPHPGTFTSFVLFRFAEPELPDMVYSEYLSGALYLDSRAEVSLHLEVLDHMAARAASGRRTRQILREYRERF from the coding sequence GTGAGTGAGCGGCGGGCCGCGCCCACCGTCGGACAGGTGGTGCTGGGGCGGCGGTTGCAGGAGTTGCGGGAGGCGGCCGGGCTGCGGCGGGAGGAGGCCGCGCGGGTGCTGCGGGTCGCCCCGGCGACCGTGCGACGCATGGAGACCGCCGAGGTCGCGCTCAAAATCCCCTACCTCCAGGTGCTGTTGGCCACCTACGGGGTGCCCGACGCCGAGGTCGCGGCCTACGTCTCGCTGGCCGAGGAGGCGAACCGGCCCGGCTGGTGGCAGCGCTATCACGACGTCCTGCCCGACTGGTTCAGCATGCACGTCAGCCTGGAGGGCGCCGCGAGCATCATCCGCTCGTACGAGCCGCACTTCGTGCCCGGGCTGCTCCAGACCGAGGACTACGCGCGTGCCGTGCTGGAGGCCGGGACCGTCGGGCAGACGCGCCCCGAGGACATCGAGCGGCATGTGTCGCTGCGCATGGCCCGGCAGAAGCTCCTCACCCGGGAACGGCCGCCGCATCTCTGGGTGCTCATGGAGGAGACCGTGCTGCGGCGTCCGGTGAGCATCCGGGGCCAGGTCATGCGCGACCAGATCGACCGGCTGCTCGAAGCCGCCGAGAGCGACGACATCACGCTTCAGGTCCTCGAGTACGCGGCCGGTCCGCATCCGGGGACGTTCACGTCGTTCGTGCTGTTCCGTTTCGCGGAGCCGGAGCTGCCCGACATGGTCTACAGCGAGTATCTGTCCGGCGCTCTCTATCTCGACTCGCGCGCCGAGGTGTCCCTGCACCTGGAGGTGCTGGACCACATGGCCGCCCGCGCCGCCTCCGGCCGGCGCACCCGGCAGATCCTGCGCGAGTACCGCGAGCGCTTCTGA
- a CDS encoding OsmC family protein — translation MATTRSAHTVWEGNLLEGNGVVTFDSSGIGQQPVSWPSRAEQANGKTSPEELIAAAHSSCFSMALSHGLAGAGTPPTKLVTSADVTFQPGEGITGIHLTVEGTVPGLDNDAFVAAAEDAKKNCPVSQALTGTTITLSAKLA, via the coding sequence GTGGCAACCACGCGCTCCGCACACACCGTCTGGGAAGGCAACCTGCTCGAGGGCAACGGAGTCGTCACCTTCGACTCCTCCGGCATCGGCCAGCAGCCGGTGTCGTGGCCGTCGCGCGCCGAGCAGGCGAACGGCAAGACCAGCCCCGAGGAGCTGATCGCCGCCGCCCACTCCAGCTGCTTCTCCATGGCGCTGTCGCACGGCCTGGCCGGCGCCGGCACCCCGCCCACCAAGCTTGTCACCTCGGCCGATGTCACCTTCCAGCCCGGCGAGGGCATCACCGGCATCCACCTCACCGTGGAGGGCACGGTGCCGGGCCTCGACAACGACGCCTTCGTCGCGGCCGCCGAGGACGCCAAGAAGAACTGCCCGGTCAGCCAGGCGCTGACCGGCACGACGATCACCCTGTCGGCGAAGCTCGCCTGA
- a CDS encoding VWA domain-containing protein — translation MRDLIEQGVIIGQEQIRFDDFVADRTEQVPGPRPGEAVAVSHGLAAVPGEFKANEATTHFVEIALKAGRARPEDAPATEPLPVNFVFVVDTSGSMTGTKLDTVKSALQTIYRELRPADCLGIITFDHNVRTVLPAVAKQDLPPERFAEVVSALTTQGGTDIDLGVQYGIDEISRHSVSGRTVNCLYLFSDGDPTSGERDWIKVRANVAAKLRGDLTLSCFGFGSDARMPELAALAGLAGGHSTFVTRPEQVGADLLGDLSRRDHLAAIDIQLRLDIDPEVEIRHLYGHDLVTDPRARAAVLREAGQAAERALQDYGTKALPDIITEDKGIRIFAPDLAFEETYWVVLEIRVPAGRELSGLGTATVQYVDTVARAGRRHELDLCEALTLPEETVTVHAVGLWTSEVTFYALDDLYDRDREAAKNRLTHHLKNLEAAHSHLPAKEFRDDQVTLRKLITLTGALGAVVSFSDVSHGAGAGPGFAPAVRVMNDFGRVRSGFWPHY, via the coding sequence GTGAGGGACCTCATCGAGCAGGGCGTCATCATCGGGCAGGAGCAGATCCGGTTCGACGACTTCGTGGCGGACCGCACCGAGCAGGTGCCCGGCCCCCGGCCCGGCGAGGCCGTCGCCGTGAGCCATGGACTCGCCGCCGTACCGGGCGAGTTCAAGGCGAACGAGGCGACGACCCACTTCGTCGAGATCGCGCTGAAGGCGGGCCGCGCCCGCCCCGAGGACGCTCCCGCCACCGAGCCGCTCCCCGTGAACTTCGTCTTCGTCGTCGACACCAGCGGCTCGATGACGGGCACCAAGCTCGACACGGTGAAGTCCGCTCTCCAGACCATCTACCGCGAGCTGCGCCCCGCCGATTGCCTGGGCATCATCACGTTCGACCACAATGTGCGCACCGTCCTGCCGGCCGTCGCCAAGCAGGACCTGCCGCCCGAGCGCTTCGCGGAAGTGGTGTCCGCGCTGACCACCCAGGGCGGGACCGACATCGACCTCGGTGTGCAGTACGGCATCGACGAGATCAGCCGCCACTCCGTCAGCGGACGCACCGTCAACTGTCTCTACCTGTTCTCGGACGGCGACCCGACATCCGGCGAACGGGACTGGATCAAGGTCCGGGCGAACGTCGCCGCCAAACTGCGGGGCGACCTCACGCTGTCGTGCTTCGGTTTCGGCTCCGACGCCCGGATGCCCGAACTCGCCGCGCTCGCGGGGCTGGCCGGCGGCCACTCGACCTTCGTGACGCGGCCCGAGCAGGTCGGCGCGGATCTGCTGGGCGATCTGAGCAGACGTGACCACCTGGCCGCCATCGACATCCAGCTGCGGCTCGACATCGACCCCGAGGTGGAGATCCGGCACCTGTACGGGCATGACCTGGTCACCGACCCAAGAGCGCGCGCCGCGGTGCTCCGCGAGGCGGGGCAGGCGGCCGAGCGGGCGTTGCAGGACTACGGCACCAAGGCGCTGCCCGACATCATCACCGAGGACAAGGGCATCAGGATCTTCGCGCCCGACCTCGCGTTCGAGGAGACGTACTGGGTCGTCCTCGAGATCAGGGTGCCGGCGGGGCGCGAGCTGTCCGGGCTGGGTACGGCGACCGTGCAGTACGTGGACACCGTGGCCCGCGCGGGACGGCGGCACGAACTCGACCTGTGCGAGGCGCTCACGCTCCCCGAGGAGACGGTGACGGTGCACGCGGTCGGCCTGTGGACCAGCGAGGTCACCTTCTACGCGCTGGACGACCTGTACGACCGCGACAGGGAGGCGGCGAAGAACCGGCTGACGCACCACCTCAAGAACCTGGAGGCCGCACACAGTCACCTCCCGGCCAAGGAGTTCCGCGACGACCAGGTCACCCTGCGCAAGCTGATCACGCTCACCGGAGCACTGGGTGCCGTGGTCTCCTTCAGCGACGTCTCCCACGGCGCCGGTGCGGGTCCCGGCTTCGCGCCCGCCGTGCGGGTGATGAACGACTTCGGCAGGGTCCGGTCGGGGTTCTGGCCGCACTACTGA
- a CDS encoding DUF2201 family putative metallopeptidase, whose protein sequence is MLFNIACDYVINGWLCEMQIGSMPEGLLREPELRGLSAEEVYDRIAGDLRWMRRLSTLRGKGAGDILGAPLGSPRDYVDLLLRRGTARRGLSAGHGDRRPAAGARPRRYGAPARHRPAASRGRPPARRARPGDHGRLVRRPAGPARARVPHPAGRTAAVHRTGAGLPGEVTAKCGDGDVR, encoded by the coding sequence CTGCTGTTCAACATCGCCTGCGACTACGTCATCAACGGCTGGCTCTGCGAGATGCAGATCGGCTCGATGCCCGAAGGGCTGCTCCGCGAACCGGAGTTGAGGGGCCTGTCCGCGGAGGAGGTGTACGACCGCATCGCCGGCGACCTGCGCTGGATGCGCCGCCTGTCCACCCTGCGCGGCAAGGGCGCGGGTGACATCCTCGGCGCCCCGCTGGGCAGTCCCCGCGACTACGTGGACCTTCTTCTGCGACGCGGCACCGCACGACGCGGGCTATCTGCCGGTCACGGTGATCGCCGGCCGGCTGCGGGTGCACGGCCGCGGCGGTACGGTGCTCCAGCCCGGCATCGACCTGCTGCATCGCGCGGACGACCTCCCGCCCGGCGCGCCCGTCCCGGTGATCACGGACGGCTGGTGCGACGTCCTGCGGGTCCGGCGCGAGCACGCGTACCTCATCCCGCAGGGCGCACGGCTGCCGTTCACCGCACGGGGGCCGGTCTTCCGGGTGAGGTGACGGCGAAGTGCGGTGACGGCGACGTGCGCTGA